The window GAATCTGGCATAAAGTTATTTTGGTTGATATAGATTGCACGACGAGCAACTATTGAATGCGAGAATGTCCCGTCACTTTCGATCAAGAAGAACAACGAGATCCTGCCATCAATCCCAAGGATTGGGTCATTCTGAACGCTGCTTGAGATGCTTCTGTGCCTCGGCGAACATTCCCGGCCACGGATCTGGTGCGGTCTCGAACGTCGCTACTCGCTCTCTATATTTCTCCATCCACGTCGCAGCCTCGCCACGCAGTCGTAATATGTCTCGAGACTCGATGCCACAGTCTTGTAATTGCACTTCCGGAGGTAGTCCTTCCAGCGATTGATGGCACGCCTCACAGACCGACAGGAGATTCTGTGGGTCGTGGGGATCTTCCGCCTTCGCTTCGGGAATAATATGGTGGACGTGCAATGCCCGTCCATCTGATGTCTTCTCCCGTCCGCAACGAACACA of the Natronosalvus vescus genome contains:
- a CDS encoding HNH endonuclease, with the protein product MTVNKKSRSTTNQKTCPHCGDDFQGSKGLRVHMAAAHEKETTVTVRCNWCGTPMDVREWKADRNHYCTRSCGVAWTTYLQTGERHPNYKGGTSRGREFRWIAMAVRIRDGACVRCGREKTSDGRALHVHHIIPEAKAEDPHDPQNLLSVCEACHQSLEGLPPEVQLQDCGIESRDILRLRGEAATWMEKYRERVATFETAPDPWPGMFAEAQKHLKQRSE